From Thermococcus barophilus MP:
TTCAAATTTCTCAGCAATATATCTTCCAAATCTTCTCCTCGTTGTATACACTCTCACAAAGTCTCCAGCAACAGTATATGGGACATAGATCGGCTTTTCAGCCTTTAAAACACCTAACCCTTCATCGCTCATCTCTTCAATGTAGCCTTGAGCTTTCATGGAGAAAAAGTTGAAAGGAAAGCTTAAAAGAATATCGAAACCTTAGAATTTCTCATTATAGAGTTCTGCAAGCCTCTTTATTCCCTCTTCGATCTCCTCTTTGCTTGGTCTTGAGAAGTTGAGCCTTATTGTATTTCTTCCACTCTCATCTGTGTAGAACGGCTTTCCCGGAACCACAACAACGCCTTTTCTCTCCATCAGCTCATTCGCAAATGCCATCCCATCAGCATTTTCTGGAAGGAACAGCATAACGAACATTCCGGCTATCGGCTTCGTGAATTCTGCATTAGGCAGATGCTCCTGGAGAGCATTTACCATGGCATCTCGCTTTTCTTTATAACCTGGGAGGGCTCTTTTTAGGTGATATTCCTCAAAATATCCTCTCTTCAAATATTCGAGAGCAATGTATTGAGAAATTGTTGGAGCACAGAAGTCTATTGGAGACTTCTCCATCAGGACTTTATCCCTGATCTCTCCTTTCGCTACTACCCACCCAATCCTAAAGCCTGTTCCAAGAACTTTGCTCAGTGTTCCAGCCACAATGACTCTTCCCTCCTTATCAAGCGCTTTCAATGATCTTATTTCCCTGTCTTCGTATTTCATAAAATTATATGCTGTATCCTCAACTATCAAAAGGTCATGCTCACTTGCAATTTCAAGGAGTGCTTTTCTTCTCTCCTCACTCATTGTTACTCCCATGGGATTCTGACCTGTTGGAATTGTGTAGATGAACTTTATCTTCTGACCCTTTGACTTAAGCTCTCTAATCTTTTCTTGGAGAGCGTCTGGTTTCATTCCTTTGCTATCAATAGGAACCCCTTCCACTTTTGCTCCAAGCTGCTCAAACGCCAGTATTGTATTGATGTAGCTTGGATTCTCAGTGATTACAACATCTCCGGGATCTATAAGAATCCTCCCAAGCAAATCAAGAGCCCCAGTGCCCCCTACAGTTATTACTATCTCCTCCGGAGAAACCTCCACGTGTTCATACTTTTTGAGGAATTTAGCAACCTCCTCTCTGAGCTCAGGAATTCCATTTGCTGGCGTGTACATTACAGAGCTTGGAATATTGGCTAAAACGTCCTTTGCAAGCTTCCCTAAGACTTCTCTTGGAATTAAATTAGGATCCGGATCTCCAGCGGCTAAAGAGATAAGGTTTTTCCCTTTGCTCTGGAGCTCTGCAGCTTTTTTCATAACTTCTGCCAGTGCTGATCCTTTAATCCAGTTAGCCCTTCCAGCCAAAAATTTATTATAGTCCATGGGATCCCCTCCAATGAGAATCTTAGCATTAAGATATACATCGTCATGATATTAATATTTTGTTCACACCAAGGTATAAGATGGTGATACTATGAGGAAACCCAAAGTGTTCATTACAAGACAGATTCCGGAGACCGCGATCAATGTTATCAGAGAGTACTATGAGGTAGAAGTCTGGAGAGATGAAAAAGAACCCCCGAGAGAAGTACTGCTTGAGAAGGTTAGAGACGTTGATGCCTTAGTAACTCTGCTGAGCGACAAAATTGACAGGGAAATCCTTGACAATGCCCCAAGACTTAGAATCATCGCTCAATATGCAGTCGGCTACGACAATATTGACATTGAAGAGGCTACGAGAAGAGGAATCTATGTAACCAACACGCCAGACGTTTTAACCGAAGCCACAGCAGATTTCGCTTGGGCTCTGCTTTTAGCAACAGCGAGGCAGTTAGTTGATGCTGATAAATTTGTGAGGAGTGGGGAATGGAAGAGAAAAGGCGTTGCATGGCATCCGCTCATGTACCTCGGCTATGATGTCTATGGAAAGACAATCGGAATAATAGGCTTTGGAAGAATAGGACAGGCGATAGCAAGAAGAGCCAGGGGATTTAACATGAAGATTCTCTATTATTCTCGCACAAGAAAGCCTGAAAAAGAGGAAGAACTTGGAGCTGAGTTTAAACCGTTAAATGAGCTGCTTAGGGAGAGCGACTTCGTGGTTTTAGCAGTTCCATTGACAAAGGAAACCTACTATATGATAAACGAGAAGAGGCTTAAGCTCATGAAGCCAATGGCAATACTTATCAATATCGCAAGAGGAAAGGTTGTTGATACAAAAGCCTTGATTAAAGCTCTCGAAGAGGGCTGGATTGCCGGAGCGGGCTTAGACGTCTTTGAAGAAGAACCCTACTATAACAAGGAGCTCTTTAAACTGAAGAACGTGACCTTGGCACCACATATAGGTAGTGCAACTTACGGAGCAAGATATGCAATGGCAGAGCTTGTTGCGAGGAATTTGATAGCCTTCGCTAAAGGTGAAGTTCCGCCAACACTTGTGAATAGAGAAGTCCTGAATGTTAGGAAGCCTGGGTTCAGCCGATGAGGAGCTGGATCCGACCTGAAGGGTGATGATCCAAAGATTCCGAGGCTTCAGATGATGATCCCACCCTTGGCTGATGTGATGATGAAGCCTCGTGGTTCTGATTAAATCAGCCTCTTAAACCTTTTTGCATCGTCACACATATAGACATTGTTAAAGTAAATGTAGCTTTCCTTTTTGTTCCACTCTTTTACCCGTTCTGCAATCTTTTCAAGCTCTTCATCAGTATATTTGTGCTTGTAAATTATCCTCCCGTTCTCGTATGCCCCATGAAGGCGATAGTAATTGATGTTCCCTTTGTGAAGAGGCTTTCTGGCGAGAGGGTCTGTTACATCAATGACATCAAATTCTCTCACGAATTTCTTTATCCCCTTTTCGCTCCAGCCTCTAAGCTCAACAGCTATCTCAATGTCCCTGCTTATCTTCGAGAAGAACCCTTCAGCGTTGGCAAAGTTTTCCTCGGTTTCCTTAAAACTTTTGGGAAGCTGGATTAAGATAAAACTTGCGTTCAAAATTCTTGCTTCGTTGAGTGTTATCTCCCAGTACTTAAAGACCTCATTGGTAGGCTTCAAAAATCCAACATCTCTGCTTGGCTTAACGTTGCTCCTCTTCCATGTTGGACTATTGGCTGGATGTGTTATTCCCTGAAAAGCCTTGATTGAGAATATAAAGTCCTCGGGTGCTTCGCTCTGCCATTTTTTAAGGGTCTTTTCTTTCAAAATTCGGTAAAAAGTCTGCTGAATTTCAACTGTCTTGAAATTTTGGAAATATCTTTTGCGGGCTTCACAAAAGCCACAGGTACCAACAAAGATCATGGAGTCTCACCAAAATTAGAATTAGCATTCCAAGAAATAAAGCTATTGACAAACCCCCTATTTCCACTCCAAATGCGCTCTTTTAACGACCAAAACTCCCGAATAGGTGTATTCATCCCAAATTTTTTCAACTTCATCAAAAACTATTCTTGCTTTAAAAAACGGCGCATCCTTAACGAAGGTCTCAAATTCCCCGCCCTCTCCTCCAATGTGAATGCCATATTTTCTGTTCAGCTCTTTAAGATCCTCAATGGCTTTTTCATCAACAATTCTTCCAAGCCACTTCTTATCCAGACCGTAAGCAGACACTCCAACTATCACAATCTCAAAGCCAGCATGCAGCATATCCCTCAAAAGCATCTCTGGGTTCTTGTGCCACAGCGGAGTGTAGCTTCTCAGCCCAAGCTCATGACAAACCCTCTCAATCCTCACTCTCTGATATTCGCTCTCCAAAGCCCCAGCAACGACCCCATCAATGTCCAACCCTTCAAGAACCCTCTTTAAGTCCTCAACTTCCTTTTCTTTTTCCCCAGTGGTATATCCTTTAATTAGGGGAATCCCTATCGCCTCAGCCTGCAAATCTGTTAGATGAATGTTCGGGACATGGTACATATAGCTCTCTTCACTCTTAGAGTGAATGCTAACCAGATATTTCACATCAAATCCCTGCTGCATTGCCCAGTATAAGGCGTATGTTGAGTCCTTCCCTCCCGAAAACAAAGTTGCTATTTTCATGTTCCCACCCGAAAGCTTTAAATTAACCTTTAGTAAATTTAATATTGGTCTCAAAATAGGATTCTCAATACATCTTAAAAAAGCTTGGGGGTGAAGTTAATGACCCCAAAGAGGGCAGTGATTCTTGCGGCTGGACTTGGAACAAGGCTGAGAAAGCTGACTGAAGAAACCCCCAAAGGTCTTCTAAAAGTTGCTGGTAGAGAAATCCTCTATAGAACCATGAAAGTTCTCCAAGAGCTTGGTGTTGAAGAGTTTATAATCGTTACAAATCCAAAATACGAGACTAAATTTAGAGAATTCGCTAAGAAGAATAGTTTTAAGGTTCAGATTGTAATAAACGAACATCCAGAGAAGGGCAATGGGTATTCTCTTTACTTAGCCAAGGATTTAGTTGGCGAAAAGTTCATCCTTGTCATGAGTGATCATATCTATGGAAAAGCTTTTCTTGAGAGAGCTGTGAAAGGGAAAGGTCTCATTGTTGATAAAGCCCCAAAGTATACCAGCGTTGAGGAAGCAACAAAGGTTAGAATCAAAGATAGCTGCGTGGAGGACATTGGAAAGCACCTTAAAGATTTTGACGCCATTGATACTGGATTCTTCGTCTTGACTCCCGAGATATTTGATGTTGCTGATGAGATTCTATCAGAAAAAGGAAAAGCTGAGCTGAGCGAGATCGTGAAAAGAGCAAAGCTTAAAGTAACTTCTGTGAGCGGATTTTTCTGGATGGACATTGACACTCCAGAGGATATCAAGAAAGCAAGAAAGCTTGTAATCCAGAGTTCTGTAAAGGGGAGTGGAGATGGTGTCATATCAAGACATTTGAACAGAAAAATCTCCACGAGAATAAGCTCTTTCTTAGTTGATTACGTTACTCCCAACCAGATGACAGTTGTAACTTTCTTGCTTGGCATTCTCTCAGCTTTACTGAATTTTGTCAGCATTCCCCTAGCCGGGATTCTGTATCAAATAAGCTCTATTCTTGACGGTGTTGATGGAGAGATTGCACGTGCGAGCATGAAGACGAGCAGATTTGGTGGTTATGTGGACTCAATTCTTGACAGATACGTGGACTTTGCATTTCTGCTCACATTGGCTTATGTTACAATTAAAGAACCACTCTGGTGGGCAATAGCTGTGACAGCAATCTTTGGCTCAGCGATGGTAAGCTATTCAACGGAGCGTTATAAGGCAGCGTATGGAAGCGACATTTACAGGGAAATATATACAATGCGATACCTTATCGGAAAGAGGGACGAAAGGATATTCCTAACAATGTTATTCTGCTTAGCCGGGCAAATAAAAGCTCTCTTTGCTCTATTAGCAGTCTTAACAAATCTTAGAATAGCGGCGACAGTTTGGCTGGTATGGAAAAATAAGAAAGACTAAACCAAAAACTCCAGAGCTTTTTCTGTCTTTTTATCAAACAGAACAATTCTATCTTCCCTAATTTTCACCGTCACTTTCTCTCCAAATGTGAAGTGTTCCCCTTCTGGTGCAAACACTTTAACAAATGCCTTATCAACGGAAACAGTGACTATCTGCTCTCTTCCAAGAGGTTCGAAAGAGTATACCTCTCCAACCAATCCTTCACTGATGCCCTTTACAACCTCTGCATCATGCGGTCTAAATCCAAGGAGCACTTCCTTTATGCCGAGCTTTTCAATCAGCCCCCTATACTGACCAGGGACTGGTATTCTGCTTTCATAAACCCTTAAGTAGTCATTTTCAACTTCCGCTTCAACAAAATTCATGGGTGGATTTCCAAGGAATCCCCCAACAAAC
This genomic window contains:
- the gyaR gene encoding glyoxylate reductase, with the protein product MRKPKVFITRQIPETAINVIREYYEVEVWRDEKEPPREVLLEKVRDVDALVTLLSDKIDREILDNAPRLRIIAQYAVGYDNIDIEEATRRGIYVTNTPDVLTEATADFAWALLLATARQLVDADKFVRSGEWKRKGVAWHPLMYLGYDVYGKTIGIIGFGRIGQAIARRARGFNMKILYYSRTRKPEKEEELGAEFKPLNELLRESDFVVLAVPLTKETYYMINEKRLKLMKPMAILINIARGKVVDTKALIKALEEGWIAGAGLDVFEEEPYYNKELFKLKNVTLAPHIGSATYGARYAMAELVARNLIAFAKGEVPPTLVNREVLNVRKPGFSR
- a CDS encoding aminotransferase-like domain-containing protein, with the translated sequence MDYNKFLAGRANWIKGSALAEVMKKAAELQSKGKNLISLAAGDPDPNLIPREVLGKLAKDVLANIPSSVMYTPANGIPELREEVAKFLKKYEHVEVSPEEIVITVGGTGALDLLGRILIDPGDVVITENPSYINTILAFEQLGAKVEGVPIDSKGMKPDALQEKIRELKSKGQKIKFIYTIPTGQNPMGVTMSEERRKALLEIASEHDLLIVEDTAYNFMKYEDREIRSLKALDKEGRVIVAGTLSKVLGTGFRIGWVVAKGEIRDKVLMEKSPIDFCAPTISQYIALEYLKRGYFEEYHLKRALPGYKEKRDAMVNALQEHLPNAEFTKPIAGMFVMLFLPENADGMAFANELMERKGVVVVPGKPFYTDESGRNTIRLNFSRPSKEEIEEGIKRLAELYNEKF
- a CDS encoding diphthine--ammonia ligase is translated as MKIATLFSGGKDSTYALYWAMQQGFDVKYLVSIHSKSEESYMYHVPNIHLTDLQAEAIGIPLIKGYTTGEKEKEVEDLKRVLEGLDIDGVVAGALESEYQRVRIERVCHELGLRSYTPLWHKNPEMLLRDMLHAGFEIVIVGVSAYGLDKKWLGRIVDEKAIEDLKELNRKYGIHIGGEGGEFETFVKDAPFFKARIVFDEVEKIWDEYTYSGVLVVKRAHLEWK
- a CDS encoding bifunctional L-myo-inositol-1-phosphate cytidylyltransferase/CDP-L-myo-inositol myo-inositolphosphotransferase produces the protein MTPKRAVILAAGLGTRLRKLTEETPKGLLKVAGREILYRTMKVLQELGVEEFIIVTNPKYETKFREFAKKNSFKVQIVINEHPEKGNGYSLYLAKDLVGEKFILVMSDHIYGKAFLERAVKGKGLIVDKAPKYTSVEEATKVRIKDSCVEDIGKHLKDFDAIDTGFFVLTPEIFDVADEILSEKGKAELSEIVKRAKLKVTSVSGFFWMDIDTPEDIKKARKLVIQSSVKGSGDGVISRHLNRKISTRISSFLVDYVTPNQMTVVTFLLGILSALLNFVSIPLAGILYQISSILDGVDGEIARASMKTSRFGGYVDSILDRYVDFAFLLTLAYVTIKEPLWWAIAVTAIFGSAMVSYSTERYKAAYGSDIYREIYTMRYLIGKRDERIFLTMLFCLAGQIKALFALLAVLTNLRIAATVWLVWKNKKD
- a CDS encoding DUF72 domain-containing protein — encoded protein: MIFVGTCGFCEARKRYFQNFKTVEIQQTFYRILKEKTLKKWQSEAPEDFIFSIKAFQGITHPANSPTWKRSNVKPSRDVGFLKPTNEVFKYWEITLNEARILNASFILIQLPKSFKETEENFANAEGFFSKISRDIEIAVELRGWSEKGIKKFVREFDVIDVTDPLARKPLHKGNINYYRLHGAYENGRIIYKHKYTDEELEKIAERVKEWNKKESYIYFNNVYMCDDAKRFKRLI